A window of Thermoleophilia bacterium contains these coding sequences:
- a CDS encoding ABC transporter permease produces MITYIIRRLLWLIVVVFLVSVIVFFSIRLLPGDPVLIYAAQLQSGGSITQEQLEKLRVEHGLDKPVIVQFANWLGGIFKGNLGKSIRYHDDVGKLLAQKYPVTIYLGIVSMIVATLFGIFFGLMAAIRRGTWIDSVVTVLSYIGLCIPVFLLAFALIYVFALKLDLLPIVGYTHPWVNYWTSVKQSIMPVICLAVTPMAVTARQMRSSVLEVANMDYIRTAWSKGLRERLVVTRHILKNSLIPVITSVGIGVGLIFGGSVIIESIFAIPGVGQLLVNSIFARDYVVIQSGTLVVAFAVILVNLIVDISYGWLDPRIRYE; encoded by the coding sequence ATGATAACTTACATAATCCGACGATTGCTCTGGCTGATTGTAGTAGTGTTCCTAGTCTCCGTGATCGTGTTCTTCTCCATCCGGCTGCTTCCTGGGGACCCGGTGCTCATTTACGCCGCGCAGCTTCAGTCGGGAGGAAGCATCACTCAGGAGCAGCTAGAAAAACTGCGAGTGGAACACGGCCTGGACAAACCGGTTATTGTCCAGTTCGCAAACTGGCTGGGGGGCATCTTTAAGGGAAATCTGGGCAAGTCAATTCGCTACCATGACGATGTGGGCAAGCTCCTAGCCCAGAAGTACCCCGTGACCATATACCTCGGCATTGTGTCGATGATCGTGGCTACGCTGTTTGGCATCTTCTTCGGGCTGATGGCCGCGATTCGCCGAGGAACGTGGATAGACTCTGTGGTGACCGTACTGTCGTATATCGGACTTTGCATCCCGGTATTCCTGCTAGCCTTTGCATTGATCTACGTCTTTGCTCTTAAGCTGGATTTGCTCCCGATTGTGGGATATACGCATCCGTGGGTTAACTACTGGACCAGTGTGAAGCAGTCCATCATGCCCGTTATTTGCCTGGCGGTTACTCCAATGGCTGTAACAGCCAGGCAGATGAGATCGAGCGTGCTCGAAGTCGCCAATATGGACTACATACGGACCGCGTGGTCAAAGGGTCTTCGGGAAAGACTGGTGGTAACGAGACATATTCTCAAGAACAGCCTAATCCCGGTGATCACGTCGGTTGGTATTGGCGTCGGTCTGATCTTTGGTGGATCAGTCATCATCGAAAGCATCTTCGCAATTCCCGGCGTGGGTCAACTTCTGGTAAACAGCATCTTTGCTCGTGACTACGTGGTAATCCAGAGCGGGACTCTGGTGGTGGCTTTCGCGGTGATCTTGGTCAATCTCATCGTGGACATTTCGTACGGCTGGCTCGATCCGAGGATACGCTATGAGTGA
- a CDS encoding ABC transporter ATP-binding protein has translation MTTTVTTTLEQAGCERDLGIKEELLQVKNLVTEFRTEGGIVKAVNGVSYHVDTHEIVGMVGESGCGKTVSQLSVLQLIRNPGRIVGGEVWFEGRNLLAYKPNSPEMRAVRGAKIGMIFQEPMTSLNPTMTIGRQLMEGLELHLGMSKREARERAIELLQLVGIPSPESRLEDYPHQFSGGMRQRVMIAIGVSCNPKLVIADEPTTSLDVTTQAQLLELMLKVIEEVKGSLVLVTHNLGVVARYAQRIYIMYAGKIVEEGTCRDIFYRPSHPYTLGLLKSVPRLDESPGRRLVPIEGKPPDLINLPPTCAFLPRCPEAGERCRQEPWPELVEVDGAGHRVRCYMRGKGA, from the coding sequence GTGACAACGACGGTTACAACCACATTAGAGCAAGCTGGGTGCGAGCGTGATCTTGGGATCAAGGAAGAGCTGCTCCAGGTCAAAAACTTGGTGACGGAGTTCCGCACCGAGGGAGGCATTGTCAAGGCTGTTAACGGTGTCTCCTATCACGTGGACACCCACGAGATCGTGGGTATGGTGGGTGAAAGCGGCTGCGGTAAGACGGTCTCTCAGCTCTCAGTACTCCAGTTGATTAGAAATCCCGGCAGAATTGTGGGGGGCGAAGTTTGGTTTGAAGGCCGGAACCTCCTGGCGTACAAGCCTAACAGCCCTGAGATGCGGGCGGTCCGCGGGGCCAAGATAGGCATGATTTTCCAAGAGCCCATGACTTCGCTTAACCCCACGATGACCATCGGTCGTCAGTTGATGGAGGGTTTGGAGCTTCACCTGGGCATGAGTAAGCGGGAAGCTCGCGAGCGGGCGATCGAGCTTCTTCAGCTGGTGGGAATTCCTAGTCCAGAAAGCCGCCTGGAGGACTACCCGCATCAGTTCAGTGGAGGCATGCGCCAGCGGGTCATGATAGCCATTGGAGTGTCGTGCAATCCCAAATTGGTGATTGCAGATGAGCCCACCACTTCATTGGATGTTACTACTCAGGCCCAGCTGCTTGAGCTCATGCTCAAGGTGATTGAGGAAGTCAAAGGCTCGCTTGTGTTGGTGACGCACAACCTAGGCGTTGTAGCTCGCTACGCGCAGCGCATCTACATCATGTACGCGGGCAAGATTGTGGAAGAAGGTACTTGTCGTGACATTTTCTACCGGCCCAGCCATCCGTACACATTAGGTTTGCTTAAGAGCGTACCAAGACTGGACGAGAGCCCGGGTAGACGTCTGGTGCCCATCGAGGGCAAGCCGCCGGATTTGATCAACTTGCCTCCAACATGTGCGTTCTTGCCGCGCTGTCCAGAGGCGGGCGAGCGGTGTCGGCAGGAGCCGTGGCCCGAGCTTGTCGAGGTGGACGGCGCTGGCCATCGGGTACGTTGCTATATGCGCGGCAAGGGGGCGTAG
- a CDS encoding ABC transporter substrate-binding protein, which produces MRRKTAKAAWLVGIILLVGLLTVLVAACGEEETTTTTAAPATTATTSGGTTETTAAESTTTSAAGPQPVYGGVLRLIHNSPAQVLGYWPEQGPVDEAAVFPGVERIMRFAPGRTLVPDLAKEVTEDPDGLTITVKLNEGILFHDGTELTAEVAKWNYDLAAPTGKLQFADAIKEFEIVDKYTYVLHLNYWHNQLLQSLAWVPMYSKEAYEKNGGQEWARTHCVGTGPFILKEFNRDQNMIWEKNPNYWRKGQPYLDGVEVTYIMDSTTAAAMMEAGQADIWQSANAQERSEMLKKGFKVQSGWAGFQFHLMPNTKDPNSPFKDQRVREAVEYALDKPAICEAIGYGFYEPIYAVSPPGEWGSDRIVVKREYNPEKAKQLLAEAGYGNGLAIDLLAPIEAGGRNTGAEAVKGYLDAAGFITNIDIADPGRFYGSVFGTGWKDLALMFSGNDVTYLMSACAWWGPQPKTNLASFERPEEFKALFDKALMARDLKEQEKLTGDIVAYMNEHALMIPLFHYPAAIVCQNYVHTEYPMEGGFVRWSWNETWMEAH; this is translated from the coding sequence GTGAGGAGGAAGACAGCAAAAGCAGCGTGGCTTGTTGGGATCATTCTTCTGGTCGGGCTGCTCACGGTTTTGGTAGCTGCCTGCGGCGAGGAAGAGACTACAACTACCACCGCGGCTCCTGCTACTACTGCCACCACTAGTGGGGGGACAACTGAGACCACTGCCGCCGAAAGCACCACCACAAGCGCTGCTGGCCCGCAGCCAGTTTATGGTGGCGTTTTGCGTCTCATTCACAACTCACCAGCTCAGGTTCTAGGCTACTGGCCCGAGCAAGGTCCTGTAGATGAGGCCGCGGTGTTCCCCGGTGTGGAGCGCATCATGCGGTTTGCGCCGGGCCGCACGTTGGTGCCTGACCTGGCAAAAGAGGTCACGGAGGATCCTGATGGTTTGACCATCACGGTCAAGCTCAATGAGGGCATTCTCTTCCACGATGGTACCGAGCTGACGGCAGAGGTAGCCAAGTGGAACTACGACCTGGCAGCTCCTACTGGGAAGCTCCAGTTCGCAGATGCCATCAAAGAGTTTGAGATTGTTGATAAGTACACTTATGTCCTGCACCTGAACTACTGGCACAACCAGTTGCTGCAGTCGCTGGCCTGGGTGCCCATGTATTCCAAGGAAGCCTACGAGAAGAATGGCGGCCAGGAGTGGGCTCGGACTCACTGCGTAGGTACGGGTCCGTTCATTCTCAAGGAGTTCAACCGTGACCAGAATATGATCTGGGAAAAGAACCCCAACTACTGGCGCAAGGGCCAGCCCTACCTGGACGGTGTCGAAGTCACCTACATCATGGACTCCACTACTGCTGCGGCTATGATGGAGGCGGGACAGGCTGACATTTGGCAGTCGGCAAACGCCCAGGAGCGGTCCGAGATGCTCAAGAAGGGCTTCAAGGTGCAGTCTGGATGGGCTGGTTTCCAGTTCCACCTGATGCCGAACACCAAGGATCCGAACTCGCCGTTCAAGGATCAGAGAGTGCGCGAAGCGGTGGAGTATGCGCTTGACAAGCCGGCCATCTGCGAGGCCATCGGTTACGGTTTCTACGAACCCATCTACGCTGTTTCTCCTCCGGGCGAGTGGGGTAGTGATCGTATCGTGGTCAAGCGTGAGTACAATCCCGAAAAGGCTAAGCAGCTCTTGGCCGAGGCTGGCTATGGTAACGGGCTTGCCATCGACCTGCTTGCTCCGATCGAAGCTGGTGGCCGCAACACTGGGGCCGAGGCGGTCAAGGGATACTTGGATGCTGCCGGTTTCATTACCAACATCGACATTGCTGATCCGGGTCGGTTCTACGGATCGGTGTTTGGAACCGGTTGGAAGGACCTTGCTCTCATGTTCAGCGGCAACGACGTGACTTATCTCATGTCTGCCTGCGCTTGGTGGGGTCCGCAGCCCAAGACCAACCTGGCCAGCTTCGAGCGTCCTGAAGAGTTCAAGGCTCTGTTTGATAAAGCTCTCATGGCTCGCGATCTCAAGGAGCAGGAGAAGCTAACTGGCGACATTGTTGCTTACATGAACGAGCACGCTCTCATGATCCCGTTGTTCCATTACCCAGCGGCTATCGTGTGCCAGAACTACGTGCACACCGAGTACCCGATGGAGGGTGGCTTTGTGCGCTGGTCCTGGAACGAGACGTGGATGGAGGCTCACTGA
- a CDS encoding SDR family oxidoreductase has protein sequence MKNVGEYLKGKVVVVTGSGRGIGRAIAIGMAAEGAKVVTNSRKPGSTGTALLSERHLAALSPEDRARVEQELEALTGDAETTAEAIRKAGGEAVAFFGDISDFKVAGELIKTAVDTFGGVDVLVNVAGTFGFSPIWELSEELWDKVTRVKPKGYFNTIRHAVPYMMEKRWGRILNCTSRAFFGDTLRHAEYCAANAGVVGLTRAVAIELFPYGITCNAFSPWAYTRASVELEAHELAASPEERAWVDEGFNFPASITPGPEYVVPFLVFLASDAAADVSGSIFEMGGNRIALYSEPKTAHTMYKQDPAPWTVDEIVQHARMGILAGYQTSVAVKPPRSSGESS, from the coding sequence GTGAAAAACGTGGGTGAGTATCTCAAGGGAAAAGTTGTTGTGGTGACTGGGTCCGGTCGCGGGATCGGTCGGGCTATCGCCATTGGCATGGCGGCCGAGGGTGCCAAAGTGGTCACCAACAGTCGCAAGCCCGGCTCTACCGGGACGGCGCTCCTGAGCGAGCGGCACCTGGCAGCGTTAAGTCCAGAAGATCGCGCTCGTGTGGAGCAAGAGCTTGAGGCGCTTACCGGCGACGCCGAAACCACGGCGGAGGCTATCCGCAAGGCAGGAGGCGAGGCGGTTGCGTTTTTTGGCGATATTTCTGACTTTAAAGTGGCGGGAGAGCTTATTAAGACCGCTGTGGACACCTTTGGGGGTGTCGACGTGCTGGTTAATGTGGCGGGCACCTTTGGCTTTTCCCCAATTTGGGAGCTTTCCGAAGAGCTATGGGACAAGGTTACGCGGGTAAAACCAAAGGGCTACTTCAACACTATCCGCCACGCTGTGCCCTACATGATGGAGAAACGCTGGGGCCGGATTCTCAACTGCACTTCGCGGGCTTTCTTTGGTGATACTTTAAGACATGCTGAGTACTGCGCCGCAAATGCCGGGGTTGTGGGGCTGACCCGAGCAGTGGCTATTGAGCTTTTCCCTTACGGAATCACCTGCAACGCTTTCTCTCCTTGGGCCTATACGCGGGCTTCCGTTGAGCTTGAGGCGCATGAACTCGCCGCTTCTCCGGAGGAAAGAGCCTGGGTGGACGAGGGGTTCAATTTTCCGGCCTCTATTACTCCGGGGCCTGAATACGTGGTTCCCTTCCTTGTCTTCCTGGCCAGTGACGCTGCGGCTGACGTGAGTGGTTCGATATTTGAGATGGGTGGCAACCGCATCGCTCTATACTCCGAGCCCAAAACCGCGCACACGATGTACAAGCAGGACCCGGCGCCGTGGACCGTAGATGAAATAGTTCAGCATGCTCGCATGGGAATCCTAGCTGGGTATCAGACGTCGGTAGCGGTCAAGCCGCCCAGAAGCAGCGGCGAGTCAAGCTGA
- a CDS encoding ATP-binding cassette domain-containing protein, which yields MYFPIRRGLLKRKVGEVKAVDGVSFTMKRGETLGLVGESGCGKTTVGRCISRLYTPTGGRIMFDHIDISSMSEKEFWPLRRRISVIFQDPYGSLDPRQTAGSIVGEPLKVHKLVKDKKEYFERVEQLFVKVGLDPKLMSRYPHEFSGGQRQRIGIARALAADPSLIICDEPVSALDVSIQAQIINLLMDLKEGISGLSYIFIAHDLSVVKHFSDRIAVMYLGRIVEITTPTELYSNPLHPYTQALLSAVCVPDPDVEATRERIVLEGEVPSPVNPPSGCTFHPRCPYALPECSKTIPQLEEIEQDHQVACLVVSRKEGEKRG from the coding sequence ATGTACTTCCCCATCCGGCGAGGCCTCCTCAAGCGGAAAGTGGGAGAGGTAAAGGCTGTAGACGGAGTCTCCTTCACTATGAAGCGGGGCGAGACTCTTGGTCTGGTGGGTGAAAGCGGGTGCGGCAAGACCACTGTGGGGCGGTGCATAAGCCGTCTTTACACTCCTACCGGCGGGCGGATTATGTTTGACCACATAGACATTTCGTCTATGTCGGAAAAAGAATTCTGGCCTTTGCGTCGCCGGATCTCGGTGATCTTCCAGGATCCCTACGGGTCGCTGGATCCTCGGCAAACGGCGGGGAGCATTGTGGGCGAACCGCTTAAGGTGCACAAGCTGGTCAAAGATAAAAAGGAGTACTTCGAGCGCGTAGAGCAGCTCTTCGTAAAAGTTGGCCTAGACCCAAAGCTAATGTCGCGCTACCCCCACGAGTTCAGCGGTGGTCAGCGCCAACGCATAGGCATTGCTCGGGCGCTAGCGGCTGATCCCAGCCTGATCATCTGCGACGAACCTGTATCTGCGCTCGACGTATCTATTCAAGCCCAGATCATCAACCTCCTGATGGATCTTAAGGAGGGCATATCAGGGCTGAGCTACATTTTCATCGCCCACGATCTTTCTGTGGTCAAGCATTTCAGCGACCGCATTGCGGTCATGTACCTAGGAAGAATTGTCGAGATAACCACGCCCACCGAGCTTTACAGCAATCCTCTGCATCCATACACCCAAGCGCTGTTGTCGGCGGTGTGCGTGCCTGACCCGGATGTAGAGGCGACTCGGGAACGAATAGTTTTGGAGGGTGAAGTGCCAAGCCCGGTTAATCCTCCTTCGGGTTGCACCTTCCATCCTCGTTGTCCTTATGCGTTGCCAGAATGCAGCAAAACCATTCCTCAGCTTGAAGAGATTGAACAGGATCATCAGGTAGCCTGCTTGGTGGTCAGCAGGAAAGAGGGTGAAAAACGTGGGTGA
- a CDS encoding 7-carboxy-7-deazaguanine synthase QueE encodes MATLRVAEVFESVQGEGWWSGMPMTFVRLAGCNAHALGLWCTEWCDTSRAWATEAASETSAAAVLEQVRLPRLCLTGGEPLLQPEGVVELVTLAKARNVKVHLETNGTVSPPECAFDWAVVSPKPPEYRVAPGWEGRVQELKMIVDDYLDVAVVERLARLYPEAVVSIQPLWAGPDCRHSEKYHKRAVQLVLDHPVWRLSLQIHKMLGLP; translated from the coding sequence ATGGCTACTTTGCGTGTGGCTGAGGTGTTCGAATCTGTCCAAGGCGAGGGCTGGTGGTCCGGCATGCCGATGACCTTTGTGCGCCTGGCCGGGTGTAATGCTCACGCTCTCGGTTTGTGGTGCACAGAGTGGTGTGATACGTCGCGGGCGTGGGCGACTGAGGCTGCAAGCGAAACTAGCGCGGCAGCCGTGCTTGAACAAGTGCGGCTGCCGCGGCTGTGTCTTACCGGAGGCGAGCCCCTTCTACAGCCAGAGGGAGTGGTCGAGCTGGTCACTCTTGCCAAGGCACGGAATGTGAAAGTTCACCTGGAAACAAACGGTACGGTTAGTCCGCCCGAATGTGCTTTCGACTGGGCTGTGGTTAGTCCTAAGCCGCCAGAATATCGGGTAGCGCCCGGCTGGGAGGGGCGGGTCCAGGAGCTCAAGATGATTGTTGATGATTACTTGGATGTGGCGGTTGTTGAGCGTCTTGCTCGGTTATATCCGGAGGCGGTTGTTAGTATCCAACCGCTTTGGGCCGGGCCTGATTGTAGACACTCCGAGAAATACCACAAAAGGGCGGTACAGCTGGTCCTGGATCACCCGGTCTGGCGCCTTTCCCTGCAGATTCACAAGATGCTTGGACTTCCCTAA
- a CDS encoding nitroreductase: MNVIEAIRARKSVRAFRPDPIPKETLLAILEAANWSPSWADTQPWEVYVAAGEVVERIRKRFLERYEAGVPPANDIPRPTDWPSGPKQRMLDFIAARAAALGFVPGDEEERARSMRRNFEFFGAPVVVYLCLHKDLSPWSYFDLGLYAQSVMLAALEHSVGSVVAVNLAAYPDILREELGIPDEYAVMIGIALGYEDPDAEVNKVRSIRRPVEQAVTFKGI, translated from the coding sequence ATGAACGTGATTGAGGCCATCCGGGCAAGAAAATCTGTAAGAGCTTTCCGGCCAGATCCCATACCCAAAGAGACCCTGCTTGCCATTCTTGAGGCTGCCAACTGGTCGCCCTCTTGGGCCGATACGCAGCCCTGGGAAGTTTATGTGGCTGCGGGTGAGGTTGTTGAGCGGATTCGAAAGCGGTTCCTTGAGCGTTACGAGGCAGGCGTACCCCCAGCCAACGACATTCCGCGCCCGACTGACTGGCCCTCTGGGCCAAAGCAGCGGATGCTTGACTTCATTGCCGCTCGGGCGGCGGCTCTAGGCTTTGTTCCTGGCGACGAAGAGGAGCGTGCCCGGAGTATGCGCCGCAATTTTGAGTTTTTTGGCGCCCCGGTGGTGGTTTATCTCTGCCTACATAAGGATCTTTCCCCGTGGTCTTACTTTGATCTCGGGCTATATGCGCAAAGTGTGATGCTCGCAGCTTTAGAGCACTCCGTAGGCTCGGTGGTGGCGGTCAACCTAGCCGCGTATCCGGACATTCTCCGGGAGGAGCTGGGCATCCCGGATGAATACGCTGTCATGATAGGAATTGCTCTCGGCTACGAAGACCCCGATGCCGAAGTCAACAAGGTACGAAGCATCCGACGGCCTGTCGAGCAGGCAGTGACTTTCAAAGGTATCTAG
- a CDS encoding ABC transporter permease translates to MSEISTTAQGLQSIEAPHVSEWKRFLRVFFQRKLVVLGVVVLVIWVVVAIFAPWIAPHDPYKNNMSMALKPPSAEYPLGTDSLGRCALSRLIYGTRTALYVGFGTVVVSAIAGMILGLLAGYIGGAVNTVIMRVMDALMGFPMLVLALLLASVLGGGLHNVIIALAIATVPGYTRLMCAQTLSVKENEYIMAARAVGSKSFRTMIRHVFPNAFQPLLVMITTMLGSVILAEAGLSFIGIGIQPPGAAWGSMAADGYRYLESYPLLSFAPSLAIMIVVFALNMVGDGLRDALDPRLRGTL, encoded by the coding sequence ATGAGTGAGATCTCAACTACAGCTCAGGGACTACAATCCATCGAAGCTCCCCACGTCAGTGAGTGGAAACGCTTCCTGCGCGTGTTCTTCCAGCGCAAGTTGGTGGTGCTGGGTGTTGTGGTGCTCGTGATCTGGGTCGTTGTGGCGATTTTTGCTCCCTGGATTGCCCCTCATGACCCCTACAAGAACAACATGTCCATGGCGCTTAAACCGCCCAGCGCCGAGTATCCACTTGGCACTGATAGCCTAGGACGATGTGCGCTTAGCCGTCTCATTTACGGAACGAGGACGGCTTTGTACGTGGGCTTTGGGACGGTGGTTGTGTCGGCCATCGCTGGCATGATTCTCGGCTTGCTGGCTGGTTACATAGGTGGGGCCGTCAACACCGTGATCATGCGGGTCATGGACGCTCTAATGGGATTCCCCATGTTGGTGTTGGCCTTGCTGTTGGCCTCAGTGTTGGGAGGGGGCCTTCACAACGTGATAATCGCCCTGGCAATTGCAACCGTGCCTGGTTATACCCGTCTTATGTGCGCGCAGACTCTGAGCGTAAAAGAAAACGAATACATCATGGCGGCTCGGGCGGTTGGCTCTAAAAGCTTTAGAACAATGATTCGCCATGTTTTCCCGAATGCGTTCCAGCCGCTCTTGGTGATGATCACCACAATGCTGGGAAGCGTCATCCTGGCGGAAGCAGGTCTTAGCTTTATAGGAATCGGTATACAGCCGCCAGGCGCAGCATGGGGGAGCATGGCTGCAGATGGCTACCGCTATCTAGAATCATATCCTCTGCTTTCGTTTGCTCCGTCTCTAGCCATCATGATCGTGGTGTTTGCTCTCAACATGGTGGGCGACGGGTTGCGTGACGCACTTGATCCAAGGCTTCGGGGGACGCTGTGA
- a CDS encoding aldo/keto reductase, with amino-acid sequence MKYRVFGKLNWEASVLGLGVMRLPGRQDSGWGTVDQEAAVALIRGAIDNGVNYVDLGFPWNQAWYEPVAQVIREALKDGYRDRVRLALTAPAAKLQNKDDLLRFLTDQLRVLELDSVDFCLLGRLTRENWPRLQELGILEQMETAQSSGLFAYSGFSFHDHYQILRGILEAYDRWTLASFQFSFMDVGHDPGLTGLRLAASKGLAVVVTDPLKRGQLAANPPDLIGQIWRQSGRDWSPVEWALRFVWNQPEVAVAVVDASSREQLQEDMRIADEADSKSLTIADEVTLGAVRDAYRNRQLVPCPSCRPCMPCPVGIDVPRFFEIYNDAVIYGDKETAKFLLAQEDIHPELCNACGLCEQRCAKRLSITEWLEKGRDFFDL; translated from the coding sequence ATGAAGTATCGCGTTTTTGGAAAACTAAACTGGGAAGCTTCGGTACTTGGCTTGGGAGTCATGAGACTTCCGGGCAGACAAGACAGCGGCTGGGGAACAGTGGATCAGGAGGCAGCAGTCGCCCTGATCCGCGGCGCCATTGATAATGGCGTCAATTACGTTGACCTGGGATTTCCGTGGAATCAGGCCTGGTACGAGCCGGTCGCCCAAGTCATCCGCGAGGCGCTGAAAGACGGTTATCGAGACAGAGTGCGGCTTGCCCTCACTGCTCCAGCTGCTAAGCTGCAGAACAAAGATGACCTACTCCGTTTTCTTACAGACCAACTCCGTGTTCTCGAGCTAGACAGCGTGGACTTTTGTCTGCTTGGGCGCCTGACCCGCGAGAATTGGCCTAGACTGCAAGAGTTGGGCATTCTCGAGCAAATGGAAACGGCGCAGAGTTCAGGGCTCTTTGCCTATTCTGGCTTTTCTTTTCATGATCATTACCAGATTTTGCGCGGGATCCTTGAAGCCTATGACCGGTGGACCTTGGCCAGCTTCCAGTTTAGTTTCATGGACGTCGGACACGACCCTGGTCTTACAGGACTACGTTTAGCGGCCTCTAAGGGCCTAGCCGTAGTGGTAACCGATCCTCTCAAGAGAGGCCAACTAGCCGCCAACCCACCGGACCTGATCGGACAGATATGGAGGCAATCCGGCAGAGACTGGTCTCCCGTGGAATGGGCGCTGCGGTTTGTGTGGAACCAGCCAGAAGTAGCCGTAGCTGTGGTTGACGCAAGTAGCCGCGAGCAACTACAAGAAGACATGAGGATCGCCGACGAAGCAGATAGTAAGAGCCTCACCATCGCCGACGAGGTCACCTTGGGGGCAGTTCGGGACGCTTACCGCAATAGGCAACTTGTCCCATGTCCTTCTTGCCGGCCGTGTATGCCCTGCCCCGTGGGCATCGACGTGCCGCGCTTTTTTGAGATTTACAACGACGCTGTCATCTACGGAGACAAAGAAACCGCAAAGTTCTTGTTGGCCCAGGAGGATATTCACCCCGAACTGTGCAACGCCTGCGGCCTCTGCGAACAACGTTGCGCCAAAAGACTGTCCATCACAGAATGGCTTGAGAAGGGCCGCGATTTCTTTGATCTGTGA